The following are encoded together in the Planctobacterium marinum genome:
- a CDS encoding glycerophosphodiester phosphodiesterase — protein MKIWAHRGASGEYPENTLLAFEHAIKQNADGIELDVYQVEDEFYVWHDRVIPLFADTLIWQLTKHQVQQVQLHHKQHIPTLAEALQAIAGRVEVNIELKRIADVTALVQVIEQAVRQTTPAESLLISSFNHHYLAQLAQSGSNWRLGLLTASSPLDMAFTCNAMAVYSIHFDVNCLRPEDIELAHRLGLKVYVYTVDRQSELQWLKDWGVDGVFSNFPANARAFIEQL, from the coding sequence ATGAAGATTTGGGCTCATCGCGGCGCCAGCGGCGAATATCCGGAGAACACCTTACTGGCCTTTGAGCACGCCATAAAACAAAATGCCGATGGTATCGAATTAGATGTATATCAGGTTGAGGATGAGTTTTATGTGTGGCACGACAGGGTTATTCCCCTGTTTGCAGATACCTTGATCTGGCAACTCACTAAACACCAGGTACAACAGGTTCAGCTGCACCACAAGCAACACATTCCCACTTTGGCTGAAGCACTACAGGCGATTGCCGGCCGCGTAGAAGTGAATATCGAATTGAAACGCATCGCTGATGTCACGGCGTTGGTGCAAGTGATTGAGCAGGCTGTCAGGCAAACTACGCCAGCGGAATCACTGCTGATTTCTTCCTTTAACCACCATTACCTGGCGCAATTAGCGCAATCAGGCAGTAACTGGCGTTTGGGGTTGTTAACGGCATCCAGTCCACTGGACATGGCATTTACCTGCAATGCCATGGCGGTGTATTCCATCCATTTTGATGTGAACTGCTTGCGCCCGGAAGACATCGAGCTTGCCCACCGTTTAGGACTCAAAGTCTATGTGTATACAGTGGACCGGCAATCTGAACTACAATGGCTCAAGGATTGGGGCGTGGACGGCGTATTTAGTAATTTCCCGGCCAATGCTCGAGCTTTCATTGAGCAACTATAA
- a CDS encoding DMT family transporter, which yields MEDVQKSLWSLHLAVVLLGVTALFSRIIPLSALDITFGRSVVACGCLFLLLKFTGKSLKLHSYKDLGIGVLLGVIMALHWVTYFAAMQYSSVAVGMIALFTFPVITVFLEPFFEKVRLVWQDVVSALVVLLGITLIVPDSSLNNDVTLGIVVGVFSALLYSLRNLIHRRYFSHYSGAHAMTLQTFVIILCLGLFTSEQLYAISLETLFYLVVLGSICTAIPHALIASSLKHLRAKTFSLIACAQPLYGVGFAYVLLQERPSAYTLVGGLLVISAAVYETINAQKHRAKAKGTQ from the coding sequence ATGGAAGATGTGCAAAAAAGTCTGTGGTCTTTGCATCTCGCTGTGGTCTTGTTAGGGGTTACTGCGCTGTTCAGTCGAATAATCCCTTTGTCTGCACTGGACATTACCTTTGGTCGCTCAGTTGTGGCCTGCGGCTGTTTGTTTTTATTACTCAAGTTCACCGGGAAGTCGCTTAAACTGCACAGCTACAAAGATCTCGGTATCGGCGTATTATTAGGGGTGATTATGGCACTGCATTGGGTAACCTACTTTGCGGCCATGCAATACTCCTCAGTGGCGGTCGGTATGATTGCGCTTTTCACCTTCCCGGTTATCACGGTGTTTTTGGAGCCCTTTTTTGAAAAGGTTCGCCTGGTGTGGCAGGACGTCGTGAGTGCCTTAGTCGTATTGTTGGGCATCACCTTGATCGTGCCAGATTCTTCGCTGAATAATGATGTTACGCTGGGGATAGTGGTGGGTGTATTCTCTGCCTTGTTGTACTCATTGCGCAATCTGATCCATCGCCGTTATTTTTCCCATTACAGCGGTGCTCATGCTATGACTTTGCAAACCTTCGTGATTATCCTGTGTTTGGGCTTATTTACTTCCGAGCAGCTTTACGCCATCTCTCTGGAGACCCTGTTTTATCTGGTGGTTCTGGGCAGCATCTGTACCGCCATTCCTCATGCGCTTATCGCATCAAGCTTAAAACATTTACGGGCTAAAACCTTCTCCCTTATCGCCTGCGCGCAACCCTTGTATGGGGTTGGGTTCGCTTATGTGTTGTTACAAGAAAGGCCTTCAGCCTACACCCTGGTTGGTGGCTTGCTGGTGATCTCTGCGGCGGTTTACGAGACAATTAATGCCCAAAAACATCGCGCTAAAGCGAAGGGTACGCAATGA
- the asd gene encoding archaetidylserine decarboxylase (Phosphatidylserine decarboxylase is synthesized as a single chain precursor. Generation of the pyruvoyl active site from a Ser is coupled to cleavage of a Gly-Ser bond between the larger (beta) and smaller (alpha chains). It is an integral membrane protein.) translates to MLPDKLKISLQYCLPKHLVSRLVGHLAAAKLGVVTTSLIKVFIKQFKVDMAEARQSDPAAYATFNEFFTRPLKAGIRPICEDENALIFPVDGAISQMGPIEKDQIFQAKGHYYSVKALLGGDEELASTFQDGQFMTIYLSPKDYHRIHMPMDATLESMIYVPGELFSVNPLTAQNVPGLFARNERVVAIFNTAQGKMAMVLVGATIVASIETVWAGTVTPPPGKKVRTWHYSEQNATAMQFKKGDEMGRFKLGSTVVMCFEKDGVDFAQFSEGDVTRLGVQCGTLKSQSSDS, encoded by the coding sequence GTGTTACCGGATAAGCTAAAAATATCCCTGCAATATTGTTTACCTAAACATTTAGTTTCGCGCCTTGTTGGGCATCTGGCTGCAGCGAAGCTAGGGGTTGTGACAACGTCGCTTATTAAAGTTTTTATCAAACAGTTTAAAGTGGATATGGCTGAAGCGCGGCAAAGCGATCCGGCTGCTTATGCCACCTTTAACGAGTTTTTTACTCGTCCGCTGAAGGCCGGAATTCGTCCCATTTGTGAAGACGAAAATGCGCTTATCTTCCCGGTAGATGGTGCCATCAGCCAAATGGGGCCCATTGAAAAAGACCAGATTTTTCAAGCCAAAGGCCATTATTATAGTGTTAAGGCGCTGTTAGGTGGCGATGAGGAACTGGCGAGTACATTTCAGGATGGTCAGTTTATGACTATCTATTTGTCACCAAAAGACTATCACCGCATCCACATGCCAATGGATGCCACCCTCGAAAGCATGATTTATGTGCCGGGGGAGCTTTTTTCCGTGAATCCATTAACCGCACAAAACGTACCTGGGTTGTTTGCCCGCAACGAGCGTGTGGTGGCAATTTTTAATACCGCACAAGGTAAAATGGCGATGGTATTAGTGGGAGCTACCATTGTTGCCAGCATAGAAACCGTCTGGGCAGGAACAGTGACACCACCACCTGGAAAAAAAGTCCGCACCTGGCATTACTCCGAACAAAATGCCACCGCTATGCAGTTCAAAAAAGGCGACGAAATGGGCCGCTTCAAGCTGGGCTCAACTGTGGTGATGTGTTTTGAGAAAGACGGTGTCGATTTTGCGCAGTTTAGCGAAGGCGATGTAACTCGTCTTGGCGTACAGTGCGGCACGCTGAAGTCCCAAAGCAGCGACTCCTGA
- the rsgA gene encoding small ribosomal subunit biogenesis GTPase RsgA, translating into MAKRNKLTHRQKRQVGKNLSKKLNKDEALPQDDNLEPEESGVVVGRFGQHADVRDSQNQVTRCHIRRTIESVVCGDNVLFRRNKESGSAINGVIEAVSERDSLLSRPDFYDGVKPVAANIDQILIVSSLKPALSSNIIDRYLVASEDVGITPVILINKIDLADEVALAQVDTLTTLYREIGYRVILLSCKSGEGVDALQAILDEKVSIFVGQSGVGKSSLVNALLPEAEEQVGDISEMSGLGQHTTTSAKLLSFKNGGELIDSPGVREFALWHLPEERVTWGFKEFRDYLGGCKFRDCKHMDDPGCLLKEAVDEGKINPIRFENYHSILKTMAEQRPNHSNQY; encoded by the coding sequence GTGGCAAAAAGAAATAAACTGACACATCGACAAAAACGCCAGGTGGGCAAGAATCTGTCGAAAAAACTCAATAAAGACGAAGCCTTACCGCAAGACGACAATCTGGAGCCGGAGGAATCCGGGGTGGTAGTGGGCCGCTTTGGACAGCATGCGGATGTACGAGACAGCCAAAATCAGGTAACTCGCTGCCATATCAGGCGCACAATCGAAAGTGTTGTTTGTGGGGACAACGTCCTGTTTCGCAGAAATAAAGAGTCTGGCTCCGCCATCAACGGGGTAATAGAGGCGGTGTCGGAACGGGATTCACTATTGTCTCGACCAGATTTTTACGACGGTGTTAAGCCTGTCGCGGCCAATATCGACCAAATATTGATTGTCAGCTCCCTCAAGCCCGCTTTGTCTTCCAATATTATCGATCGCTATCTGGTGGCCTCTGAGGATGTTGGCATCACCCCGGTGATTTTGATCAACAAAATTGATTTGGCGGATGAGGTGGCACTCGCTCAAGTGGATACCTTAACCACACTATACCGTGAAATAGGTTACCGGGTTATCTTGCTCAGCTGCAAATCCGGCGAAGGCGTTGATGCACTGCAAGCCATTCTGGATGAAAAAGTGAGTATTTTTGTCGGACAATCGGGTGTCGGTAAATCCAGTTTGGTGAATGCCTTGCTGCCTGAAGCTGAAGAGCAAGTGGGCGATATTTCTGAAATGAGCGGCTTGGGACAACACACCACTACCAGCGCTAAATTATTGAGTTTCAAAAATGGTGGTGAGTTGATTGATTCGCCCGGTGTGCGGGAATTTGCCCTTTGGCATTTGCCTGAAGAGCGCGTTACCTGGGGCTTTAAAGAGTTTCGCGATTATCTGGGAGGCTGTAAATTCCGGGATTGCAAACACATGGACGATCCGGGGTGCTTGCTAAAAGAAGCCGTCGATGAGGGAAAAATTAACCCGATCCGCTTTGAAAATTACCATAGTATCTTAAAAACCATGGCGGAACAGCGTCCTAATCACAGTAATCAGTATTAA
- the orn gene encoding oligoribonuclease: MSYSENNLVWMDLEMTGLDPDTCKVLEIATIVTDSQLNVLAEGPVMAIHQSDELLEGMDEWCTKTHGDSGLTERCRNSDITEDIAVQRTIEFLSQYVPKGVSPLCGNSISQDRRFLQKHMVELEEFFHYRIIDVSSVKELVRRWKPEVLEGLHKKGTHLAIDDIRESIAELQFYRAQIFTI; encoded by the coding sequence ATGTCATATAGCGAAAACAATTTAGTCTGGATGGATCTGGAAATGACAGGATTAGATCCTGACACCTGTAAGGTGCTGGAAATCGCCACTATTGTCACTGATTCACAACTCAATGTGTTAGCCGAAGGCCCGGTCATGGCCATTCACCAGTCTGATGAGCTATTAGAAGGCATGGACGAATGGTGCACAAAAACCCATGGTGACTCGGGCTTAACCGAACGTTGTCGCAACAGCGATATTACCGAAGACATTGCAGTACAGCGCACCATTGAGTTTTTAAGCCAATATGTGCCCAAAGGCGTATCACCACTGTGCGGTAACAGCATCAGCCAGGACCGTCGCTTTTTGCAAAAGCACATGGTAGAACTGGAAGAGTTTTTCCACTACCGCATTATAGATGTTAGTAGCGTAAAAGAGCTAGTGCGCCGCTGGAAGCCCGAAGTACTCGAAGGCCTACACAAAAAAGGTACGCACCTGGCTATCGACGATATTCGCGAGTCTATAGCCGAGCTGCAGTTCTATCGTGCTCAAATCTTCACCATATAA
- a CDS encoding TonB-dependent receptor domain-containing protein: MKKFALSRLNTAITRGLCYGSVAASLAIAPQAFAQEEETTDETASVERVMVTGSRIARDPNLAASSPIQAIEAEAIRQSGEFSITDIVNDVPALFSSTGSENSKDTTGFADGTNTLNLRGLGSNRTLVLVNGRRHVAGVEGTGAVDVGSIPMRLIKSVEVLTGGSSAIYGADAVTGVVNFILNDEFEGFEFDAQQGVSSEGDAQQTQLAATYGFNFDNDKGNLAISVEYAKDEGLRAGERDNGLWIGSGDDGANPLLRFQQGDINGSTPNFAAFFSPANDLVPFGLNIPSMEDFIADYTATYGVAPNLTSAEMALFNQAANAFPRAVLPGFNFGITSGTGMIIAGNPYTFDGFDPGVNIDLDRNGVPDCYDSFTGYNSSFGSQAFGVIGGCWFAENDGSYRPVRDGLISSTLNSFGGDGSTAITNPQDYILIPEEKVSVNLIGHYDVTDDMRLTAELKYAYQEVEDVTPPTSFWDLLFGAPDNPYLPEFIRPVAQQTGGVAITVDPVWIGDGHQVNERETVRAVLGLNGFLDNGWSYDLSLVWGKFEREMTLEDNVIVDRFFAAIDAVGDGNGGVTCRAEVDPNTPLITTPFELPAFDPGYYTFTPGAGSCVPLNIWAGASGVTQTALDWVTTDTKDSIELEQTVLTASLAGDLDDWFELPAGSIAFALGAEYREEKSEAIFDAWQTGVLPAGSPFGEGTNIIDVSGNASTIFDPAIPIRSETGEYDVTEAFVELQIPLLEGVTMAEELTLELAARFSDYSSIGDTSTWKANVMWSPVEDVRVRTSLSQAVRAPNITELFGPTTGTTISKDDDICDVSAANTSNIQNNCETQLLALGVDAADIRDANGNYIWVNPLTARFSGTTSGNRNLTEETADTLTVGFVYTPEWLDGFDLSVDYWSIEIEDAINEVDPEIIIESCYAGAQLNNLFCDLFTRNSASQNAAAAGGLNFLANQPVNFAKRETSGYDFSVGYRFSLDEHEFAVKFAGTKVNELNDFTNPLDLTEVDPELHEVNRPEWAGNFYVDYQVGDLTVSWQTQYMDEQGLTGIEIEDIYGYGCEVTNSCTFGPSVIQEESFIHDISGTFQINDEFMVYGGIKNITEEDPFITDFAFPASPRGRFFYFGVNFRMD, encoded by the coding sequence ATGAAGAAATTTGCGTTGTCCCGGTTAAATACCGCCATTACGAGAGGGCTGTGTTACGGCTCTGTCGCCGCCTCGCTAGCCATCGCGCCACAGGCATTCGCCCAAGAAGAAGAAACCACCGACGAAACTGCCAGCGTTGAGCGGGTTATGGTAACCGGTTCCCGCATTGCGCGTGACCCGAACCTTGCCGCTAGCTCGCCTATTCAAGCTATTGAAGCTGAGGCGATCCGCCAGTCCGGTGAATTTTCAATCACCGATATCGTCAACGACGTACCGGCACTATTTTCATCTACGGGTTCAGAAAACTCCAAAGACACTACCGGTTTCGCTGATGGTACTAACACCCTAAACTTACGTGGTTTAGGGTCGAATCGTACGTTAGTACTGGTAAACGGCAGACGCCACGTTGCTGGTGTAGAAGGCACGGGTGCCGTTGACGTTGGTTCCATCCCAATGCGCCTGATCAAAAGTGTTGAAGTACTGACCGGTGGTTCATCCGCTATTTATGGTGCCGATGCAGTCACGGGTGTAGTTAACTTTATCCTCAACGACGAGTTCGAAGGCTTTGAATTTGATGCGCAGCAAGGTGTCTCCTCTGAAGGTGACGCCCAGCAAACACAGCTAGCCGCAACTTATGGTTTTAATTTTGACAACGACAAAGGTAACCTGGCCATTAGCGTAGAATACGCCAAAGATGAGGGTTTACGTGCGGGTGAACGCGACAATGGCTTGTGGATTGGTTCTGGTGATGATGGCGCCAACCCCCTGTTGCGTTTTCAACAGGGTGATATCAACGGTAGCACCCCCAACTTCGCAGCCTTTTTCTCACCTGCCAATGATTTAGTGCCCTTTGGTTTGAACATTCCATCAATGGAAGACTTTATCGCCGATTACACCGCCACTTACGGTGTAGCGCCTAACTTGACGTCGGCAGAGATGGCACTATTTAACCAGGCTGCTAACGCCTTTCCAAGAGCGGTATTACCGGGTTTCAACTTTGGTATAACTTCTGGTACAGGTATGATCATTGCGGGTAACCCTTATACTTTTGATGGTTTTGATCCCGGGGTAAACATCGATCTTGACCGCAATGGTGTGCCAGATTGTTATGACTCCTTCACTGGTTATAACTCTTCATTTGGTAGCCAAGCGTTTGGCGTCATTGGTGGTTGTTGGTTTGCCGAAAATGATGGTTCTTATCGCCCTGTTCGCGATGGTCTCATCTCCAGCACACTAAACAGTTTTGGTGGAGACGGATCTACGGCGATTACTAACCCTCAAGACTACATTCTTATCCCGGAAGAAAAGGTCTCGGTAAATCTGATTGGTCACTACGACGTTACCGATGATATGCGCCTGACAGCTGAGCTGAAGTACGCTTATCAGGAAGTGGAAGATGTTACTCCGCCAACTTCTTTCTGGGATTTGCTATTCGGTGCACCAGACAACCCTTATCTACCTGAATTCATCCGCCCTGTTGCCCAACAAACAGGCGGTGTTGCCATCACTGTTGACCCAGTTTGGATTGGTGATGGACATCAGGTAAACGAGCGTGAAACCGTTCGTGCCGTGCTTGGTTTAAACGGCTTTTTGGACAACGGTTGGTCTTACGATCTGAGCTTGGTATGGGGCAAGTTCGAGCGTGAAATGACGTTGGAAGATAACGTGATCGTTGACAGGTTCTTTGCTGCAATCGATGCAGTTGGCGATGGTAATGGTGGCGTAACCTGTCGCGCCGAAGTAGATCCAAACACGCCACTTATCACCACACCATTTGAATTACCTGCATTCGACCCTGGATACTATACCTTTACACCTGGTGCTGGCTCTTGTGTGCCGCTTAACATTTGGGCGGGAGCTTCTGGCGTAACACAAACAGCGCTGGATTGGGTAACCACAGATACCAAAGATTCCATCGAACTGGAGCAAACGGTTTTAACCGCCTCATTGGCTGGCGATCTGGATGACTGGTTTGAATTGCCTGCCGGCTCTATTGCCTTTGCATTAGGTGCGGAATACCGCGAAGAAAAATCAGAAGCTATCTTCGACGCGTGGCAGACGGGTGTGTTACCTGCAGGCTCTCCATTTGGTGAAGGTACTAACATTATTGACGTTTCAGGTAACGCTTCAACTATCTTTGACCCTGCAATACCGATTCGCAGCGAGACAGGTGAGTATGATGTAACGGAAGCCTTTGTGGAGTTACAAATTCCATTACTGGAAGGTGTTACTATGGCTGAAGAGCTAACGCTTGAATTGGCTGCGCGTTTCTCAGATTACTCTTCTATTGGCGACACCAGTACCTGGAAAGCCAATGTCATGTGGTCCCCTGTTGAAGATGTACGTGTAAGAACCAGCTTATCGCAGGCAGTTCGTGCGCCAAATATTACTGAACTGTTTGGCCCAACTACTGGTACCACCATTTCTAAAGACGATGATATCTGTGATGTGTCTGCCGCCAATACAAGCAATATCCAAAATAACTGTGAGACACAATTGTTAGCTTTAGGTGTGGATGCTGCCGATATTCGTGATGCCAATGGCAACTATATCTGGGTGAACCCGCTAACTGCACGATTTAGCGGTACTACCAGTGGCAACCGAAACTTGACAGAAGAAACTGCTGACACCTTGACGGTAGGCTTCGTTTATACGCCAGAGTGGTTGGACGGTTTTGACTTGAGCGTGGACTATTGGTCCATTGAAATTGAAGATGCCATCAACGAGGTTGATCCGGAGATCATCATTGAAAGCTGTTACGCTGGTGCGCAGTTGAATAACCTGTTCTGTGACCTGTTCACTCGTAACAGTGCCAGCCAAAACGCTGCAGCTGCAGGTGGTTTGAACTTCCTTGCCAACCAACCCGTTAACTTCGCAAAACGCGAAACCAGCGGTTATGACTTCTCTGTGGGTTATCGCTTCTCACTGGATGAACATGAGTTCGCTGTGAAATTCGCCGGTACAAAAGTTAATGAATTGAACGACTTTACCAATCCACTGGATTTAACAGAAGTTGACCCTGAGCTACACGAAGTAAATCGTCCAGAGTGGGCAGGCAACTTCTACGTTGACTACCAGGTGGGTGACTTGACGGTATCATGGCAAACCCAGTACATGGATGAACAAGGTCTGACGGGTATCGAGATAGAAGACATCTATGGCTACGGCTGTGAGGTGACAAATAGCTGCACCTTCGGCCCAAGTGTCATTCAGGAAGAATCATTCATCCACGATATTAGCGGTACCTTCCAGATCAATGACGAATTCATGGTTTATGGTGGTATCAAAAATATCACGGAAGAAGACCCCTTCATAACTGACTTTGCTTTCCCTGCAAGTCCAAGAGGTCGTTTCTTCTACTTCGGTGTGAACTTCCGCATGGATTAA
- a CDS encoding helix-turn-helix transcriptional regulator codes for MRNNFDGEVLRDMRKEAGFTQQDLARRVGISRETVIAIEKNKRGTIDTIELDVLKNWQKLCRNYVSKPTREKVINYIKSYLDLA; via the coding sequence ATGCGCAATAACTTTGATGGAGAAGTCCTGAGGGACATGCGTAAGGAAGCGGGATTCACTCAGCAGGATCTGGCAAGAAGAGTCGGCATTAGTCGTGAAACTGTCATCGCAATAGAAAAAAATAAGCGGGGCACCATCGACACTATCGAACTGGATGTATTGAAAAACTGGCAGAAGCTTTGCCGGAACTATGTCTCCAAACCAACAAGAGAAAAAGTAATTAACTACATCAAAAGTTATCTAGACCTGGCCTGA
- the maoP gene encoding DUF413 domain-containing protein, which produces MAKPNRADLLSRAYHDPKNYPYGFSRSGDFSISEAKALSQYGSLINALLSGSLQPENDDDASFIAVASGQKEPANVTEKAWVKYMARIGRPRTGSIYGKRTNVDDADDDDSSIDDDDDLPLADDD; this is translated from the coding sequence ATGGCCAAGCCCAACCGTGCTGATCTGTTATCTCGTGCTTATCACGATCCTAAAAACTACCCTTATGGGTTTTCTCGTTCGGGTGATTTCTCTATTTCAGAAGCCAAAGCATTAAGCCAATACGGCAGTTTAATAAATGCTTTGCTCTCTGGCTCCTTGCAACCGGAAAACGATGATGACGCCAGCTTTATCGCTGTGGCCAGTGGCCAGAAAGAGCCGGCTAATGTCACCGAAAAAGCCTGGGTCAAATACATGGCTCGGATAGGTCGACCGCGCACCGGAAGCATTTATGGCAAACGCACTAACGTGGATGATGCCGACGATGACGACAGCAGCATCGATGACGATGATGATTTACCATTAGCCGACGATGATTAA
- a CDS encoding acetolactate synthase 3 large subunit, producing MEMMSGAEMVVRALKDVGVDYVFGYPGGAVLDIYDALFAQDDVKHILVRHEQAAAHMADGYARSTGRTGTVLVTSGPGATNTITGIATAYMDSIPMVVLSGQVPSQHIGEDAFQETDMVGCSRPIVKHSFLVKKAEDIPKAIAKAYYIANTGRPGPVVIDLPKDIVNIQESHPYEFPEDFSIRSYNPTEKGHNKQIKKAVEAIKAAKRPVIYAGGGALGASKKLIKLAEMLNAPVTNTLMGLGAFPGTHEQFIGMLGMHGTLEANKTMHNADCIIALGARFDDRVTNNVDKFCPYAKIVHVDIDPTSISKTVNAHIPIVGAVDKVLSQFFDHLKDVDEAEQKTKLVEWWQQIKQWQTRKCLGYATSSDVIKPQEVIQSLYKHTDGKAYVSSDVGQHQMFAALYYPFDKPRQWINSGGLGTMGFGLPAAMGVQFAHPDAISAVVTGDGSIQMNIQELSTCLQYNLPIKIISLNNRALGMVRQWQDMIYKGRHSHSYMESMPDFVKLAEAYGHVGIRVDHPSELDDAMARCMSIKDKLVFMDIRVDQNEHVYPMQIKFGAMDDMRLSKTERT from the coding sequence GTGGAAATGATGTCCGGTGCCGAAATGGTCGTAAGGGCACTAAAAGATGTTGGCGTTGATTATGTTTTTGGCTACCCCGGTGGTGCCGTTTTAGACATTTACGATGCCCTCTTTGCTCAGGACGATGTTAAACACATTCTGGTTCGCCATGAACAGGCTGCAGCCCACATGGCAGACGGTTACGCTCGCTCAACGGGTAGAACGGGTACTGTGCTCGTTACTTCAGGACCCGGTGCCACCAATACCATTACCGGTATTGCAACGGCATATATGGATTCCATTCCCATGGTAGTGCTTTCCGGTCAGGTGCCGTCACAACACATTGGTGAAGACGCCTTCCAGGAAACCGATATGGTGGGCTGTTCTCGCCCAATCGTAAAACACAGCTTCCTGGTGAAAAAGGCCGAGGACATCCCAAAAGCCATCGCCAAAGCCTATTACATTGCCAATACCGGACGTCCTGGTCCGGTGGTCATTGATTTACCTAAAGATATTGTCAATATCCAGGAATCTCATCCCTATGAGTTTCCTGAGGATTTCTCCATTCGCTCTTATAACCCTACGGAAAAGGGCCACAATAAGCAGATCAAAAAAGCGGTTGAAGCCATTAAAGCGGCAAAGCGCCCGGTGATTTATGCCGGTGGTGGTGCATTAGGGGCCAGTAAAAAGCTGATTAAACTGGCAGAAATGCTCAATGCGCCTGTCACCAATACACTGATGGGCTTGGGTGCATTTCCGGGTACCCACGAGCAGTTTATTGGTATGCTGGGCATGCACGGCACGCTGGAAGCCAACAAAACCATGCACAATGCTGATTGCATCATTGCACTAGGTGCGCGTTTTGACGATCGGGTTACCAACAACGTTGATAAGTTCTGCCCTTATGCCAAAATCGTGCATGTGGATATCGATCCCACTTCTATCTCCAAAACCGTTAATGCCCATATTCCTATCGTAGGTGCTGTAGACAAAGTATTGAGCCAGTTTTTTGACCACCTGAAAGACGTGGATGAAGCTGAGCAAAAAACTAAGCTTGTGGAGTGGTGGCAGCAAATTAAGCAGTGGCAAACCCGCAAGTGTTTGGGTTATGCCACCTCTTCAGACGTTATCAAGCCGCAAGAAGTTATTCAGAGCCTCTACAAGCACACTGATGGCAAAGCCTATGTTAGCTCAGATGTGGGACAGCATCAGATGTTTGCCGCCCTGTACTATCCGTTTGATAAGCCACGTCAATGGATTAACTCCGGTGGCCTTGGCACCATGGGTTTTGGTTTACCCGCGGCGATGGGCGTACAATTTGCTCATCCCGATGCCATCTCAGCGGTGGTAACGGGTGATGGCAGTATCCAGATGAACATTCAAGAGCTGTCTACCTGTTTGCAATACAATTTGCCCATCAAGATCATTTCCCTGAATAACCGTGCTTTGGGTATGGTACGCCAATGGCAAGATATGATTTACAAAGGGCGTCACTCCCATTCCTACATGGAATCAATGCCGGACTTTGTAAAACTGGCAGAAGCTTATGGTCACGTAGGTATTCGGGTAGATCACCCAAGCGAACTGGACGATGCTATGGCGCGCTGCATGAGTATCAAAGATAAGCTGGTGTTTATGGACATCAGGGTAGATCAAAACGAACACGTATACCCCATGCAGATTAAATTTGGAGCCATGGATGATATGAGACTGAGCAAAACGGAGCGTACCTAA
- the ilvN gene encoding acetolactate synthase small subunit, which translates to MRRIISVLLENEPGALSRIVGLFSQRGFNVDSLCVTTTADPTLSRITITTHGDDKVIEQITKQINKLVDVFKVMDLTEGSHLERELMLIKIATPNENIRAEVKRMADIFRGNIVDVSARNYTIQLTGPSDKLDAFIATTSEFTDVLEAARTGVCGLSRGDKALRI; encoded by the coding sequence ATGAGACGTATTATTTCGGTATTATTGGAAAACGAACCAGGCGCTTTGTCTCGCATAGTTGGCTTGTTCTCACAGCGGGGCTTTAACGTTGATTCGCTGTGTGTGACGACCACAGCCGACCCCACTTTATCCCGTATCACCATCACCACCCACGGCGATGACAAAGTGATAGAGCAAATCACCAAACAAATTAATAAACTGGTGGATGTGTTCAAGGTAATGGACTTAACCGAGGGTAGCCATCTCGAGCGGGAGCTAATGTTGATAAAAATCGCCACCCCCAATGAAAATATTCGTGCCGAAGTTAAACGTATGGCCGATATCTTCCGTGGCAACATTGTCGATGTCAGTGCCCGTAACTACACCATTCAATTAACCGGGCCAAGCGATAAACTGGATGCCTTTATTGCCACCACTTCGGAGTTTACCGATGTGTTAGAAGCCGCCCGAACTGGGGTATGTGGCCTGTCACGAGGTGATAAAGCACTAAGAATTTAA